The proteins below come from a single Streptomyces spongiicola genomic window:
- a CDS encoding ParA family protein, with amino-acid sequence MAGSVHREPEAEESESLRSDANIAGPTTDPVPGPRTESAGEDVSRETPPPMDDTPIGRAAQLAVEALGRAGEGLPRPAQTRVIVIANQKGGVGKTTTTVNLAASLALHGARVLVVDLDPQGNASTALGIDHHAEVPSIYDVLVESKPLSDVVQPVPDVEGLFCAPATIDLAGAEIELVSLVARESRLQRAIQAYEQPLDYILIDCPPSLGLLTVNAMVAGAEVLIPIQCEYYALEGLGQLLRNVDLVRGHLNPALHVSTILLTMYDGRTRLASQVAEEVRSHFGEEVLRTSIPRSVRISEAPSYGQTVLTYDPGSSGSLSYLEAAREIALRGVGIHYEAHSAHALSQNTQQSVSEGIQ; translated from the coding sequence ATGGCAGGCTCTGTTCATCGCGAGCCTGAAGCCGAGGAGAGTGAATCCTTGCGGTCCGACGCCAACATCGCGGGACCGACGACCGATCCGGTCCCTGGTCCCCGTACCGAGTCGGCGGGGGAGGATGTTTCACGTGAAACACCGCCGCCGATGGACGACACCCCCATTGGCCGTGCTGCCCAACTGGCGGTGGAGGCTCTGGGGCGTGCCGGTGAGGGTCTTCCCCGGCCTGCGCAGACGCGTGTCATCGTCATCGCCAACCAGAAGGGCGGGGTGGGCAAGACGACGACAACAGTCAACCTTGCCGCCTCGTTGGCTCTGCATGGTGCGCGTGTCCTGGTGGTCGACCTTGATCCGCAGGGGAACGCGTCCACGGCCCTCGGTATCGACCACCATGCCGAAGTGCCCTCGATCTATGACGTCCTCGTGGAGAGCAAGCCGCTGTCCGATGTGGTCCAGCCGGTCCCGGACGTCGAAGGGCTCTTCTGTGCCCCGGCCACCATCGATCTCGCCGGTGCGGAGATCGAGTTGGTGTCTCTGGTGGCCCGGGAGAGCAGGCTGCAGCGAGCGATCCAGGCGTATGAACAGCCACTGGACTACATCCTGATCGACTGCCCGCCGTCGCTTGGTCTGCTGACCGTCAACGCGATGGTCGCGGGCGCCGAGGTACTCATCCCGATCCAGTGCGAGTACTACGCGCTGGAGGGGCTGGGACAGCTCCTGAGGAACGTCGACCTGGTGCGCGGGCATCTGAACCCCGCGCTCCATGTCTCGACGATTCTGCTCACCATGTACGACGGCCGTACTCGGCTTGCCTCCCAGGTCGCGGAGGAGGTGCGCAGCCACTTCGGGGAGGAGGTACTGCGAACGAGTATTCCGCGGTCCGTCCGTATCTCCGAAGCACCCAGCTACGGGCAGACCGTCCTCACCTACGATCCGGGATCGAGCGGCTCGCTGTCGTATCTTGAAGCTGCCCGTGAGATCGCGCTGCGCGGTGTGGGGATTCACTACGAAGCCCATTCCGCACATGCGCTCAGTCAGAACACCCAGCAGAGTGTGTCGGAGGGGATCCAGTGA
- the rsmG gene encoding 16S rRNA (guanine(527)-N(7))-methyltransferase RsmG, translating to MTEAAELPQAPAEARTVFGEFFPEAVRYAELLADAGVKRGLIGPREVPRLWERHLLNCAVLSEVVPQGVTVCDVGSGAGLPGIPLALVRPDLKITLLEPLLRRTNFLQEVVELLGLDHVTVARGRAEEMLGKLPAVHVVTARAVAPLDRLAGWGVPLLRPYGEMLALKGDTAQEELDGARAALSKLGVVETSVVHVGEGVVDPMSTVVRVEVGESPGGVRFAAKRAKAARAGRARRRR from the coding sequence GTGACGGAGGCAGCAGAGCTCCCCCAGGCGCCAGCAGAGGCGCGGACGGTGTTCGGTGAGTTCTTCCCCGAGGCGGTCAGGTACGCGGAGCTGCTCGCGGATGCGGGAGTCAAGCGAGGCCTGATCGGTCCTCGTGAGGTGCCGCGGCTGTGGGAGCGGCATCTGCTGAACTGCGCGGTGCTCTCCGAGGTCGTTCCGCAGGGGGTGACGGTGTGCGACGTGGGTTCCGGCGCGGGGCTGCCGGGCATTCCGCTGGCTCTCGTCCGCCCCGATCTGAAGATCACGCTGTTGGAGCCGCTTCTGCGTCGTACGAACTTTCTTCAGGAAGTCGTCGAGCTGCTGGGCCTGGACCATGTCACGGTGGCCCGCGGGCGAGCCGAGGAAATGCTCGGCAAGCTGCCCGCGGTGCATGTGGTCACCGCGCGGGCCGTGGCGCCACTGGACCGGCTCGCCGGATGGGGAGTGCCGCTGCTTCGCCCCTATGGGGAGATGCTGGCTCTCAAGGGTGATACCGCCCAGGAGGAGCTCGACGGGGCCCGGGCGGCTCTGAGCAAACTCGGTGTCGTGGAGACCTCTGTGGTCCACGTGGGAGAAGGGGTCGTCGACCCCATGTCAACGGTGGTCCGTGTGGAGGTCGGGGAGAGCCCCGGCGGGGTGCGGTTCGCTGCGAAGCGAGCCAAGGCTGCCCGGGCCGGTCGCGCCCGCCGTCGCCGTTAG
- a CDS encoding Jag family protein → MTEGTTSAAAEGGDTLTRLEQEGEIAADYLEGLLDIADLDGDIDMDVEADRASVSIISDTGSRDLQKLVGRDGEVLEALQELTRLAVHRETGDRSRLMLDIAGYRATKRAELAELGAKAAADVKSTGGPVKLKPMTPFERKVVHDAVAAAGLRSESEGEEPQRFVVVLPA, encoded by the coding sequence GTGACGGAAGGCACCACCTCCGCCGCCGCCGAGGGTGGCGACACCCTGACCCGCCTGGAGCAGGAGGGGGAGATCGCCGCTGACTACCTCGAGGGCCTGCTCGACATCGCCGACCTCGACGGCGACATCGACATGGATGTCGAGGCGGACCGGGCCTCGGTATCGATCATCAGCGACACGGGCAGCCGTGACCTGCAGAAGCTCGTGGGACGCGACGGTGAGGTGCTGGAGGCACTCCAGGAGCTGACCCGGCTCGCCGTCCACCGGGAAACCGGGGACCGCAGCCGTCTGATGCTGGACATCGCCGGCTACCGCGCCACCAAGCGCGCGGAACTCGCGGAACTCGGGGCCAAGGCGGCCGCCGACGTCAAGAGCACAGGCGGGCCTGTGAAGCTGAAGCCCATGACCCCGTTCGAGCGGAAGGTCGTTCACGACGCGGTCGCGGCCGCCGGCCTGCGCAGTGAGTCCGAGGGCGAGGAGCCGCAGCGCTTCGTCGTCGTTCTCCCTGCCTGA
- the yidC gene encoding membrane protein insertase YidC translates to MDTIASLFSFITTPVSWIIVQFHKLYGALFGPDTGWAWGLSIVSLVVVIRICLIPLFVKQIKSMRNMQALQPKMKAIQERYKNDRQRQSEEMMKLYKDTGTNPLSSCLPILAQSPFFFALYHVLSKIASGDTIGVLNQQLVDSAREARIFGAPIAATFMDADKAAALGASVTDVRVVTAVMIILMSASQFFTQRQLMQKNVDLTVKTPYMQQQKMLMYIFPLIFAVTGIHFPVGVLVYWLTTNVWTMGQQMYVINQNPTPGSKAQDNYLQRLLKSVTAHGEVRGRRRRMVVQAIVAKGTDRNENERRFFAGLAKAGLAAQPDGSVIKSDTVTVDAEGGSAGRRQQPKRQSKAQRQSGGAHQTGAAKPSLEKQAEPKDSVPEPAGNTSPGSPRQAKSGQRKGSQRPKHPSSKK, encoded by the coding sequence GTGGACACGATTGCCAGTCTGTTCAGCTTTATCACCACACCCGTCTCCTGGATCATCGTCCAGTTCCACAAGCTGTACGGTGCGCTCTTCGGCCCGGACACGGGCTGGGCATGGGGACTGTCCATCGTGTCCCTGGTGGTGGTCATCCGTATCTGCCTGATCCCGCTCTTCGTGAAGCAGATCAAGTCGATGCGGAACATGCAGGCGCTCCAGCCCAAGATGAAGGCGATCCAGGAGCGCTACAAGAACGACCGCCAGCGTCAGTCCGAAGAGATGATGAAGCTGTACAAGGACACGGGTACCAACCCGCTGTCCTCGTGCCTTCCGATCCTGGCGCAGTCGCCGTTCTTCTTCGCGCTGTACCACGTGCTGAGCAAGATCGCTTCGGGTGACACGATCGGTGTCCTCAACCAGCAGCTGGTGGACAGCGCGCGTGAGGCACGGATCTTCGGGGCCCCGATCGCAGCCACGTTCATGGACGCCGACAAGGCCGCGGCGCTGGGCGCTTCCGTGACCGATGTCCGTGTCGTCACCGCGGTCATGATCATCCTGATGTCGGCGTCGCAGTTCTTCACACAGCGCCAGCTGATGCAGAAGAACGTCGACCTCACGGTCAAGACGCCGTACATGCAGCAGCAGAAGATGCTGATGTACATCTTCCCGCTCATCTTCGCCGTGACGGGCATCCACTTCCCCGTCGGTGTTCTCGTCTACTGGCTGACCACCAACGTGTGGACCATGGGCCAGCAGATGTATGTGATCAACCAGAACCCGACCCCGGGTTCCAAGGCCCAGGACAACTATCTGCAGCGCCTGCTGAAGAGTGTCACGGCTCACGGTGAGGTTCGCGGGCGCCGCAGGCGCATGGTCGTCCAGGCCATCGTCGCCAAGGGAACCGACCGGAACGAGAACGAGCGCCGGTTCTTCGCGGGACTGGCCAAGGCGGGCTTGGCCGCTCAGCCGGACGGCTCCGTGATCAAGAGCGACACGGTCACGGTGGACGCCGAGGGTGGTTCCGCGGGTCGCCGGCAGCAGCCCAAGCGCCAGAGCAAGGCCCAGCGCCAGTCGGGCGGCGCTCACCAGACCGGTGCGGCCAAGCCTTCGCTGGAGAAGCAGGCCGAGCCGAAGGACAGCGTCCCCGAGCCGGCGGGGAACACATCCCCCGGTTCTCCCCGTCAAGCCAAGTCCGGACAGCGCAAGGGCTCGCAGCGGCCCAAGCACCCCTCGTCCAAGAAGTAA
- the yidD gene encoding membrane protein insertion efficiency factor YidD has translation MKYPLLALIKLYQWTISPLLGPVCRYYPSCSHYGYTAIDRHGAVKGTALTAWRILRCNPWSPGGVDHVPPRKRPRWHELLRDHLRGGKGGQPPETSPAAETSPNAQGA, from the coding sequence ATGAAGTACCCGCTGCTGGCTCTGATCAAGCTGTACCAGTGGACGATCAGCCCGCTGCTGGGACCCGTCTGCCGGTACTACCCGTCGTGCTCCCACTACGGGTACACCGCGATCGACCGGCACGGCGCCGTGAAGGGCACGGCGCTGACTGCCTGGCGCATCCTGCGGTGCAATCCGTGGTCGCCCGGCGGTGTGGACCATGTCCCTCCCCGTAAACGACCTCGTTGGCACGAGCTGCTGCGCGACCACCTGCGCGGCGGCAAGGGCGGGCAACCCCCTGAGACCAGCCCGGCCGCAGAGACCTCGCCCAATGCTCAAGGAGCCTGA
- the rnpA gene encoding ribonuclease P protein component, producing MLPTDNRLRRREDFATAVRRGRRAGRPLLVVHLRSGSTDPHASGESAPPTRAGFVVSKAVGGAVVRNRVKRRLRHLMRERLSELPPGSLVVVRALPGAGDADHAQLARDLDAALQRLLGRGAR from the coding sequence GTGCTGCCTACCGACAATCGGCTGAGGCGGCGCGAGGACTTCGCGACCGCGGTACGCCGGGGACGCCGGGCCGGACGCCCGCTTCTCGTCGTCCATCTTCGCAGCGGTTCAACGGACCCGCACGCGTCTGGGGAGAGCGCTCCCCCGACACGTGCGGGTTTCGTCGTGAGCAAGGCGGTGGGTGGTGCGGTCGTGCGGAACCGGGTGAAGCGGAGACTTCGCCATCTGATGCGCGAACGACTGTCCGAGCTCCCCCCCGGTAGCCTGGTGGTCGTACGGGCGCTGCCCGGAGCGGGCGACGCCGATCATGCACAGCTGGCCCGAGACCTGGACGCCGCTCTCCAGCGGCTGCTGGGAAGGGGCGCGCGATGA
- the rpmH gene encoding 50S ribosomal protein L34 — MSKRTFQPNNRRRAKTHGFRLRMRTRAGRAILASRRSKGRARLSA; from the coding sequence GTGAGCAAGCGCACCTTCCAGCCGAACAACCGTCGTCGCGCGAAGACCCACGGCTTCCGGCTGCGGATGCGCACCCGTGCCGGCCGCGCGATTCTCGCGTCCCGCCGCAGCAAGGGTCGCGCCCGTCTGTCCGCCTGA
- the dnaA gene encoding chromosomal replication initiator protein DnaA, translating into MADVPADLAAVWPRVLEQLLGEGQQGIEPKDKQWVERCQPLALVADTALLAVPNEWGKRVLEGRLAPLISDTLSRECGRPIRIAITVDDSSAEPAAAPAPSAQQPPRYPGPQHDEPRHSDAYDGYGHRPGGDDGLPSVRPAYPEYQQQRPEPGAWPRAQEDLSWQQTRLGGFQERDPYATARPRQPQHDYRSPMPDRGQYGHQRPDRPDLPEPARHGGVPVPGPGAGGATGPLGAQPAPAPGPGEPHARLNPKYLFDTFVIGASNRFAHAAAVAVAEAPAKAYNPLFIYGESGLGKTHLLHAIGHYARSLYPGTRVRYVSSEEFTNEFINSIRDGKGDAFRKRYRDVDILLVDDIQFLASKESTQEEFFHTFNTLHNANKQIVLSSDRPPKQLMTLEDRLRNRFEWGLTTDVQPPELETRIAILRKKAVQEQLNAPPEVLEFIASRISRNIRELEGALIRVTAFASLNRQPVDLGLTEIVLKDLIPGGEDTAPEITASAIMAATADYFGLTVEDLCGSSRSRVLVTARQIAMYLCRELTDLSLPKIGAQFGGRDHTTVMHADRKIRALMAERRSIYNQVTELTNRIKNG; encoded by the coding sequence GTGGCTGACGTACCTGCCGATCTTGCCGCAGTGTGGCCACGCGTGCTGGAGCAGCTTCTCGGAGAGGGCCAGCAGGGCATCGAGCCCAAGGACAAGCAGTGGGTCGAGCGCTGCCAACCGCTGGCGCTGGTGGCCGACACCGCGCTCCTCGCCGTCCCCAACGAATGGGGCAAACGCGTTCTCGAGGGCCGGCTGGCACCGCTGATCAGCGACACCCTCAGCCGTGAGTGCGGACGCCCGATCCGGATCGCCATCACCGTCGACGACTCCTCCGCCGAGCCGGCCGCCGCGCCCGCACCGTCCGCGCAGCAGCCTCCCCGCTACCCGGGTCCGCAGCACGACGAGCCGCGCCACAGCGACGCCTACGACGGGTACGGCCATCGGCCCGGAGGGGACGACGGACTGCCGAGCGTCCGCCCCGCCTACCCCGAGTACCAGCAACAGCGCCCGGAGCCCGGCGCCTGGCCGCGCGCCCAGGAGGACCTGTCCTGGCAGCAGACGCGGCTCGGCGGCTTCCAGGAGCGCGACCCCTACGCCACGGCACGCCCCCGGCAGCCGCAGCACGACTACCGCTCGCCCATGCCCGACCGCGGGCAGTACGGCCACCAGCGACCCGACCGGCCGGACCTCCCGGAGCCCGCGCGGCACGGCGGCGTACCGGTTCCGGGGCCTGGTGCCGGCGGTGCAACCGGGCCGCTCGGCGCGCAGCCCGCCCCGGCCCCGGGCCCCGGTGAGCCGCACGCCCGGCTGAACCCCAAGTACCTCTTCGACACCTTTGTCATCGGCGCGTCCAACCGGTTCGCCCACGCGGCCGCCGTCGCGGTCGCCGAGGCCCCGGCGAAGGCCTACAACCCGCTCTTCATCTACGGGGAGTCGGGGCTCGGCAAGACCCATCTGCTGCATGCCATCGGGCACTATGCGCGCAGCCTCTATCCCGGCACCCGGGTCCGGTACGTGAGCTCGGAGGAGTTCACCAACGAGTTCATCAACTCCATCCGCGACGGCAAGGGCGACGCCTTCCGCAAGCGCTACCGCGATGTGGACATCCTGCTCGTCGACGACATCCAGTTCCTCGCGAGCAAGGAGTCGACCCAGGAGGAGTTCTTCCACACCTTCAACACGCTCCACAACGCCAACAAGCAGATCGTGCTGTCCTCCGACCGGCCGCCCAAGCAGCTGATGACCCTGGAGGACCGGCTCCGGAACCGCTTCGAGTGGGGGCTCACCACCGATGTGCAGCCTCCGGAGCTGGAGACCCGCATCGCGATCCTGCGCAAGAAGGCGGTACAGGAGCAGCTCAACGCCCCTCCTGAGGTGCTGGAGTTCATCGCGTCACGGATCTCGCGGAACATCCGCGAACTGGAGGGCGCGCTGATCCGGGTCACCGCATTCGCGAGCCTGAACCGGCAGCCGGTGGATCTCGGACTCACCGAGATCGTGCTGAAGGACCTCATTCCGGGCGGCGAGGACACCGCCCCGGAGATCACCGCGAGCGCGATCATGGCGGCCACCGCCGACTACTTCGGGCTGACGGTGGAGGACCTCTGCGGGTCCTCACGCAGCCGCGTCCTCGTCACCGCGCGCCAGATCGCCATGTATCTGTGCCGGGAGCTCACGGATCTGTCACTGCCGAAGATCGGTGCGCAGTTCGGCGGGCGGGACCACACCACGGTGATGCACGCGGACCGCAAGATCCGCGCGCTGATGGCCGAGCGCCGCTCCATCTACAACCAGGTCACCGAACTCACCAACCGGATCAAGAACGGCTGA
- the dnaN gene encoding DNA polymerase III subunit beta, with amino-acid sequence MKIRVERDVLAEAVAWVARSLPARPPAPVLAGLLLKAEDGALSFSSFDYEVSARVSVEAEVEEDGTVLVSGRLLADICRALPNRPVEISTDGVRATVVCGSSRFTLHTLPVEEYPALPQMPTATGTVPGEVFASAAAQVAIAAGRDDTLPVLTGVRIEIEGDTVTLASTDRYRFAVREFLWKPESPDTSAVALVPAKTLLDTAKALTSGDTVTLALSGSGAGEGLIGFEGAGRRTTTRLLEGDLPKYRTLFPTEFNSVAVIETAPFVEAVKRVALVAERNTPVRLSFEQGVLILEAGSSDDAQAVERVDAQLEGDDISIAFNPTFLLDGLSAIDAPVAQLSFTTSTKPALLSGKPAVDAEADEAYKYLIMPVRLSG; translated from the coding sequence GTGAAGATCCGGGTGGAGCGCGACGTACTCGCGGAGGCGGTGGCGTGGGTGGCCCGGAGCCTCCCGGCACGTCCGCCGGCGCCCGTTCTCGCGGGCCTTCTCCTGAAGGCCGAGGACGGCGCGCTCAGCTTCTCCAGCTTCGACTACGAGGTCTCCGCGAGGGTCTCGGTCGAGGCGGAGGTCGAGGAGGACGGGACCGTCCTCGTCTCCGGCCGTCTGCTCGCCGACATCTGCCGCGCCCTCCCCAACCGCCCGGTGGAGATCTCCACAGACGGTGTACGGGCCACCGTGGTCTGCGGCTCCTCCCGCTTCACGCTCCACACCCTGCCCGTGGAGGAGTACCCGGCACTGCCCCAGATGCCCACCGCGACCGGCACCGTGCCCGGTGAGGTGTTCGCCTCCGCGGCGGCCCAGGTCGCCATCGCCGCCGGCCGGGACGACACGCTGCCGGTGCTCACCGGTGTGCGCATCGAGATCGAGGGCGACACCGTCACCCTGGCCTCCACCGACCGCTACCGTTTCGCGGTCCGCGAGTTCCTGTGGAAGCCGGAGTCCCCGGACACCTCCGCGGTCGCGCTGGTGCCGGCCAAGACCCTGCTCGACACCGCGAAGGCCCTGACCAGTGGTGACACCGTCACCCTGGCGCTGTCCGGCTCCGGGGCCGGTGAGGGCCTGATCGGTTTCGAGGGCGCCGGCCGGCGGACGACCACCCGCCTTCTCGAGGGCGACCTGCCGAAGTACCGCACGCTGTTCCCCACCGAGTTCAACTCGGTGGCCGTGATCGAGACCGCCCCGTTCGTCGAGGCCGTCAAGCGCGTCGCCCTGGTCGCCGAGCGGAACACTCCGGTCAGGCTCAGCTTCGAGCAGGGTGTGCTGATCCTGGAAGCGGGTTCCAGCGACGACGCACAGGCCGTGGAGCGGGTCGACGCCCAACTGGAGGGCGATGACATCTCGATCGCCTTCAACCCGACGTTCCTGCTGGACGGGCTCAGCGCCATCGACGCCCCGGTCGCGCAGCTCTCCTTCACCACCTCCACCAAGCCTGCGCTGCTCAGCGGCAAGCCCGCCGTGGACGCGGAGGCGGACGAGGCGTACAAGTACCTGATCATGCCGGTGCGCCTCAGCGGCTGA